The following proteins are encoded in a genomic region of Stigmatopora nigra isolate UIUO_SnigA chromosome 3, RoL_Snig_1.1, whole genome shotgun sequence:
- the sema6d gene encoding semaphorin-6D isoform X4, whose protein sequence is MGHRAVLLLSELLLLLTASRTLLAVSFPEDIAPLDVVDAHFARRYPVFRGRPSGNESQHRLDFQLMTKIQDTLFIAGRDQVYLVSLRESYRNEIIPYRKLTWRSGQADKEMCAVKGKHRDECHNFIKVLVPRNDDLVFICGTNGFNPMCRYYRLDNLELDGEEINGLARCPFDSKQTNVALFAEGKLYSATVADFQASDSVIYRSMGDGSALRTIKYDSKWLKEPHFLHAAEYGNYVYFFYREIAVEHSNLGKVVYSRVARICKNDIGGSQRVLEKHWTSFVKARLNCSVPGDSFFYFDVLQSITDIININGVPSVVGVFTTQMNSIPGSAVCAFSMADIEKVFHGRFKEQKTADSIWTPFPEEKLPKPRPGCCAGYGPAASFKSSIEFPDETLQFIKSHPLMDTAVPSIGDEPWYTKTRVRYRLTALAVDNEAGPHKNYTVVFIGSESGVVLKVLAKTSLTSLNDSLLLEEIDVFNKAKCLSNHDDDKRVLSLHVDKDAHSLYVAFSSCVIRIPLSRCERHSSCQKSCIALRDPYCGWMTQGACERIQPGLLTGYEQDIELGNTNHLGDCQGVWDIQASESSQMVHMNILITCVFAAFLMGALLAGLIVFCNRESFMRKQRRVHKDTESAPSCSDSAGSFVKLNGLFDSPVKEYQTNVDSPKLYTNLLNKDLKTPNGDTRTMILRDGCTPPELSALPTPDSTPVLQQKGLQPIKNQWERDHRKVSGHRKESNSAAKSPQLLLPSPGPPKSNSHHPHLALGHSHIPSAVVLPNATHDHPYLDSGDDTLPHPSEKKLKNPETKGSRKEPKRPVDARNTLNDLLKHLNDSVANPKAIFLEGSGPRPRQHLTLEPMEELTELPPRVPSREASLYSPSSSLPRHSPTKRVDVPLTSPTPTTPTGSLSMGGTLERPRGGYQLQRSASHRHSLSTSTNGVTMGISVSRQHSMNRGGYMPPTPPSRLDSHLGMMGAGMHSPNPPLSRQSSYSGHGSLPRTGLKRTPSLKPDVPPKPNGFSPQTPQMRVVNKYSY, encoded by the exons ATGGGACACAGAGCTGTACTTCTGCTCAgtgagctgctgctgctgctaacAGCCTCACGCACTCTCCTCGCAGTGAGCTTCCCTGAGGACATTGCACCCCTGGATGTCGTCGACGCACACT TTGCCCGGAGGTACCCTGTTTTCAGAGGCAGGCCCTCTGGAAACGAGTCGCAGCATCGTCTTGACTTTCAGCTGATGACCAAGATACAAGACACACTCTTCATCGCTGGCAG AGATCAGGTGTACCTCGTAAGTTTAAGAGAATCCTACAGGAATGAGATCATCCCTTACCGG AAGCTGACATGGCGATCAGGCCAGGCCGACAAAGAGATGTGTGCCGTCAAAGGAAAACACAGA GATGAATGCCATAACTTCATCAAAGTGCTGGTTCCCAGAAATGATGATTTGGTTTTTATATGTGGCACCAATGGCTTTAACCCCATGTGCAGATACTACAGG CTGGATAACCTCGAGTTGGATGGCGAGGAGATCAATGGATTGGCACGATGCCCATTTGACTCCAAGCAAACCAACGTTGCCCTTTTTGCAG agGGAAAGCTGTACTCTGCCACAGTGGCTGACTTTCAGGCCAGTGACTCTGTCATTTATCGCAGTATGGGTGATGGATCTGCCCTGAGGACCATCAAATATGACTCCAAGTGGCTTAAAG AACCTCATTTCCTGCACGCAGCAGAGTATGGGAATTATGTGTACTTTTTCTACCGAGAGATTGCAGTGGAGCACAGCAATCTGGGCAAG GTGGTCTACTCTCGCGTTGCCCGGATCTGTAAAAACGACATTGGTGGGTCACAACGCGTTCTGGAGAAACACTGGACATCTTTCGTCAAGGCGAGACTCAACTGCTCTGTGCCCGGGGACTCTTTCTTCTACTTTGACGTGCTTCAATCCATCACCGACATCATCAACATTAACGGAGTCCCATCGGTTGTGGGTGTGTTCACCACACAGATGAATAG TATTCCAGGCTCAGCGGTGTGTGCTTTTTCCATGGCCGACATCGAGAAAGTATTCCATGGTCGATTTAAAGAGCAAAAGACTGCCGACTCCATATGGACGCCATTCCCAGAGGAGAAGCTACCTAAACCTCG ACCCGGATGCTGTGCAGGTTACGGTCCAGCTGCATCCTTTAAAAGCTCCATCGAGTTCCCAGACGAAACCCTACAGTTCATCAAGTCCCACCCTCTAATGGACACAGCTGTGCCTTCCATTGGGGACGAGCCCTGGTATACAAAGACACGTGTCAG GTACAGGCTGACAGCACTGGCCGTGGACAATGAAGCAGGTCCGCACAAAAACTACACAGTGGTTTTCATTGGTTCAGAGTCAGGCGTTGTTCTCAAGGTTCTGGCAAAGACGTCGCTCACGTCCCTGAACGACAGTTTGCTTCTGGAGGAGATAGACGTCTTCAACAAAGCCAA GTGCTTGTCTAACCATGACGACGATAAGCGCGTCCTGTCGCTGCACGTGGACAAAGACGCACACAGTCTGTATGTTGCCTTTTCAAGTTGTGTCATCCGAATTCCCTTGAGTCGCTGTGAAAGACATTCGTCCTGCCAAAA ATCATGCATTGCTTTACGTGATCCTTATTGTGGATGGATGACTCAAGGAGCGTGTGAGAGGATACAGCCCGGTCTTTT GACAGGCTACGAGCAGGATATTGAATTAGGAAACACTAACCACTTGGGAGACTGTCAGG GCGTCTGGGACATTCAAGCAAGTGAAAGCAGCCAGATGGTCCACATGAACATCCTGATTACCTGCGTGTTTGCTGCTTTCCTCATGGGTGCCCTACTAGCAGGCTTGATTGTCTTTTGCAATCGGGAATCATTCATGCGAAAACAACGACGAGTCCACAAGGATACGGAATCGGCGCCGTCCTGCTCAGATTCTGCTGGAAGCTTCGTCAAGCTAAACGGTCTCTTTGATAGCCCCGTAAAG GAGTACCAGACCAATGTGGATTCTCCTAAGCTGTATACCAACCTGCTGAATAAAGACCTGAAAACACCCAACGGTGACACCAGAACCATGATCCTGCGGGATGGTTGTACACCCCCAGAGTTATCCGCTCTGCCGACACCCGATTCCACGCCTGTTCTTCAGCAGAAAGGCTTGCAGCCAATCAAAAACCAGTGGGAGAGAGATCACCGGAAGGTCAGCGGTCACCGTAAAGAATCCAACTCGGCAGCCAAGAGTCCTCAGCTTCTTCTTCCTTCCCCGGGTCCTCCCAAATCCAATTCCCATCACCCCCACCTGGCCCTGGGACATTCTCACATCCCCAGTGCTGTGGTCCTGCCCAACGCTACACATGACCACCCATATTTGGACAGCGGAGATGATACTCTGCCACATCCTTCTGAGAAGAAGCTCAAGAATCCGGAAACCAAAGGAAGTAGGAAAGAGCCCAAGCGACCAGTGGATGCGAGGAATACGCTAAATGACCTTTTAAAACATCTCAATGACTCAGTGGCCAACCCCAAGGCCATTTTTCTGGAGGGATCGGGACCCCGCCCTCGGCAGCACCTCACACTTGAACCCATGGAGGAACTGACGGAATTACCCCCCAGGGTGCCAAGTCGCGAGGCCTCTTTGTACTCTCCTTCCTCCTCCCTGCCGAGGCACAGCCCCACCAAGAGGGTGGACGTCCCCTTGACGTCCCCTACTCCCACCACACCAACGGGCAGCCTAAGCATGGGGGGTACATTGGAGAGGCCAAGAGGAGGATATCAGCTCCAACGGAGTGCGTCTCACAGGCACTCCTTGTCCACCTCAACCAACGGGGTGACTATGGGCATATCTGTGTCTCGACAACACAGTATGAACAGAGGGGGTTACATGCCTCCAACACCCCCCTCCAGACTCGATTCCCACCTTGGAATGATGGGGGCAGGTATGCACTCTCCCAACCCTCCTTTATCCCGACAGAGCAGCTACAGTGGGCACGGCTCACTCCCTCGCACAGGACTTAAAAGGACCCCTTCGCTAAAGCCAGATGTGCCCCCGAAaccaaatggcttttcaccacaGACTCCGCAGATGCGAGTGGTCAATAAGTACAGCTATTAG